The DNA sequence CCAATCCGTCCAATTACCTTGGTTTAAATGGTTTAGCCGGTTTCCACCAAACCTTACACATCCCTAAAAATAGGGTATGAAGTGTTTGCTCACTATATACAGAATGAAACGGTTTGTCAAGTTACTggtctttattttgcttttcatGGTTGTGGAGTGGAGAATATGAGGAAGATACGGTGTGATAAGGATTGTCGAGAATATGATGAAGATACGGTTGTGGAGTGGAGAATATGATGAAGATACGGTGTGATGAAGGTCAATGCCAAGGTAGGGTTTGGGAAGATAATGAACTGGCTAGCAAGTGGTGTTGGCTCATCTGGGATGCTGATAAGAGATCAACCAAGAATGACACAAGTGGATGAGACCATTTCAATGTGTGCACCAAGGCCTTCACAACCTGTGGTTGGCACACAACAATCTGTCAATGAAGCaccaaaaaagaagaaagtgaccatatacaaaaacatgaagaaaaggGTTTCCAGTGAGACAAAGACTAGCCAAACATGTGAAAGGACCAGGGGAGACACTTGATAATGTCATGGTGGTTGAGTAAACTGTTATTATGATCTATATTGTCAAGTAAAACTTATCTTTTGatgaaaaattattaattatgtatgtGCAGTCCACTAGCTAAATATGTGCAGATTATGGTCTTTTGGGTGCACATTGTATGTGCTGTGACACTAACTAGTTAATTATGTATGTGCATTGACACCAGTCTTTTGTCAAAAACTTGTATCTTTTGGTATGCATTGCAATGAAATATCGTATGCAGTTTGTGAGTGTCAATATATGTAGTATTTTTCCCAGTTGTTTTGTAATCTCATGGATAAGCTTGGTAATATCATGCAATTAGAAATACTTGGTAATATCATTCCATTAGACAAAATATTACaaatcaaaaaaagaaagacaTAGCAGTGAACTCATTCTTCACTTGCAATCAACAGTTTCACAAGCAGGAATATTACTACACATAGCAATGCGACAACTCCAATCAACAAATAAAAGACTTTATCAAAGACATTCAATTTTGACTTCAAACCAGACAACTCATTCTTCACTTGAAACATTTCATTGCTTGAATCACATTCTTCAAAACCCAACCGATTTCCTTGTGAGTGAGATTAAACAACAAAACCTTATAGTATACATTTGTTATCTCttcatcaataaagaaaaaacttGTACAAGACGCACTTTTCACCTGAATCGGTTAGTAATACTAAAACCAGTTAATGTTTTcaattatgattacaaaaacataatattaaagGAAAATACTTACTTTAGGGCATTTTACAAATCTCCTACCAGGATTTTTCCTAGTCCAAGATGTGAGGATGGGCATCTTCTCACCACATTTACAATACATATACGAAACAGCCTTGTTaatggaagaagaagatgaagatgaagatgaagcaGCCATTGAAGGAGGGAGAAAGAAGAAAATGGAGGGAAGGGAGAGGAAAGGGGGCGGGCAAAGAGAGAGAAACATGCGGAAGAATAATTGTGTGAAAAAGGAGGGAAATACTGATTTTATTAGCAATATTATGTATTACATGGCAGCTGAGATGGATAATATTAGGGACAACCGGTTACTTTTCAATTGTAACCGGTAACTTACACACTATAGACGCAAATGgttagtttgttacattacataaacgttTTTTTGGTTAGTTACAAAACATAGACATTTTGACATTGTTAAGTACATTCTCAGGTCATAATCCCCATGATTTAAAAATTGTTAATTAGAGaggattaaaatatatttattccTATAATAAATAAGTTTACATTAAAATACATGAttataatattgtatttttatactTCAAATTGTATGATGTACTATTTATTTTAACCGAAATTTTATGACAACAATTATTTATTGCATGTGTTTAATATAGTaactaattataaattttgtttatatttttcgtATGCGTTACTATCATGTTCCgttgtatttgttttgttaatagaaaaaagaaaaattacttttaaagaaaaggaaaaagaaaaaaattaaaactctgCCTCTTGCCATTCAAAAcgaaaaaggttaaaaaaaataaaaatatatcgcTAGAAAGAATTCATTTCCGTGAAAGCTTCAAACTGACACTGACACTCATCTTCCTCCGGCGGTTCCAAGAATACAACCAAAAAACCATCCATCTTCCTCCACCCAAATCATCCTCGCCGTCATCCTTCTCTAAACATCCTCACAGCCGATAGTCCCTGCAAGTCAACACGtcaaaaaaaagtttacaaaatatGAAAAGTCAACACTTTAAAAGAAAGTAGCCGGCCGGGTGAAGTTTGCTTACCAGAataaaattttgagttgttGAGACCCACGAAAAAAGGTTCCAGTAGTTTCCAGGTAAGATtatccttaaatatatatatatatatatatatatatatctttaatttttacATGTTCAAAACAGTACTCAGTAAATTATTACAGGCTCAAAAAAGCCATtctaaatgtgtatatataccgTAAGTCCGTAACAAACAATTATTTGGTGACTTTTGCCCCTCAAGTAATTACTTTGTAAAGCACTAACTTTCTGAGTATGCAATGATAATGAAATTTAGCGGTACATATCAAAGTAAACATATAGGTTGATTTTATCTAACTTGTACAATCATACCCTGCTATTCTCAAGGATTTGATTGGATTAGTGAAGCATTACCTTGAAATCCTGAATGGCGTCTGTCGGCAAGGAGgactatatatatgatgtatttATAAGCTTCTGTGGTGAAGACACACGTAGGACTTTTGTTGATCATCTTTATGTCGCTCTTGACCGACAAGGCATCCGTACTTTTAAGGATGACCAGAGAGTCGAGAAAGGAAAAAGGATCAATGACGAACTCTTACAATCCATTCAAGACTCAAGATTGTACCTCATAGTTTTTTCTAACAACTATGCATCTTCTTCATGGTGCTTAAATGAGCTTTTGAAGATAATGGAGTGTCAGAAGACAAAAGACCATACTGCATACCCTGTTTTCTATGATGTCGAACCAACTGAAGTCCGCAGACAAAGTGGGTCAGTTGGAGAAGCACTTTGCATACATGAAAATGAAACAAAGGTTGGAGTATGGAGACAGGCTCTAAAAGAGACAGCCAATCTGTctggttgggatttgagaaatATTGCTGATGGGTAATCCTTCATtcgttatttttaatatttttttccatTTGGTGCATGTTGTGTGTGGGAggaaatatatgtttgttcatGTCCGTTCTTCCACATGCTAATTGGATCTTTTGTGATATACAGACATGAAGGTCAAGTGATTAAATTGATTGTTGAAGAGGTTTCGCGTGAGTTATGTTCATTTAATTCGAACATCATTGATGAAAAGTTAGTAGGCATAGAACAGAGGATGCAGGATCTCGAGCTGTTGTTAAAAATTGGTTTGGATGATGTTCGCATGATAGGGATCAAGGGGATGGGAGGTGCTGGTAAGACAACTTTGGCCAGGGCCATTTTTGATAAAATATCCACTCAGTTTGAAGCTAGAAGCTTTGTTGAGAACGTCTCAAAAGCCTCCTTGTCAGGCTTGAACTCGCTGCAAAATCAAGTTCTCGCCGATGTATCAAAAGATCAATGCATAACCGTAAGTAGTGTTCATGATGGgataaacatgatgaaattgAGGTTGAGGGGTAAAAGGGTACTTGTTGTTCTAGATGATGTTGATCATATAAGCCATCTTGAGGCATTAGCAGGTGATAATAGTTGGTTTAAACCTGGAAGTAGAATTATAATTACAACAAGAGATGAGCAAGTTTTGTTATCACATCGGGTGAGCTTGATCCACTATATTCATCTGTTATCAGATGAGGAAGCGACACGCCTCTTCAGTAGGTATGCGTTTGGGAAAGATATCCCAGTTAGAGAGTATGAAAAGGAATCTCTCAAAGTTGTACGTTATGCTAATGGTCTTCCATTAACAGTCAAAGTTTTGGGCTCGTTATTGTGTGGTAAAGAGAAGCCTCAATGGATAGATACACTAGCAGGACTCAAAACAATTCCATTGGAGGAAACTGTTAAAAAACTCGAAATAAGCTATGAAAGCTTGGAAGATGAGCACAAGAAAATATTCCTAGATGTTGCATGCTTTCTGAAAAATTGGAAAACAGAGGATGCTATAAGAATGCTTGATGGTTGTGGATTTCAGAGAAAATCTCTTATTACCATTACAGTCGTACATAAAACTGAATTTGATTATGACTTGCCTTATGAAAGTCAGCGTTATGAACAAATATGCATGCATGACCATATAGAAGAAATGGGCAAGAATATTGTACGTCGTTCGCATCCTGATGACCCGTGTCGACATAGCCGATTGTGGGTTCAGGATGAAATCAAACACGTCTTGGCTCGTGACATTGTAAGAATTCATCTTACTTCTAATTCGTGATTAAATGACATATTCTTTAGGGATAAGTGTTTGAAAATGCAACTAAGTATGGTCAAATGTTTATTGTAGGAACCAACTAtcagttttggatattgtataTAAGTAATTtggtaaaagagtctaaaacattaaaaagtgactTGTTCCATCATTAGCCGGTAAATACTTAATTGCCTGgaaatgtaactaagtatggtcaaatgtttattgtaggaaccaactattagttttggatattgtat is a window from the Erigeron canadensis isolate Cc75 unplaced genomic scaffold, C_canadensis_v1 Conyza_canadensis_unscaffolded:53, whole genome shotgun sequence genome containing:
- the LOC122584595 gene encoding disease resistance protein RPV1-like, producing the protein MASVGKEDYIYDVFISFCGEDTRRTFVDHLYVALDRQGIRTFKDDQRVEKGKRINDELLQSIQDSRLYLIVFSNNYASSSWCLNELLKIMECQKTKDHTAYPVFYDVEPTEVRRQSGSVGEALCIHENETKVGVWRQALKETANLSGWDLRNIADGHEGQVIKLIVEEVSRELCSFNSNIIDEKLVGIEQRMQDLELLLKIGLDDVRMIGIKGMGGAGKTTLARAIFDKISTQFEARSFVENVSKASLSGLNSLQNQVLADVSKDQCITVSSVHDGINMMKLRLRGKRVLVVLDDVDHISHLEALAGDNSWFKPGSRIIITTRDEQVLLSHRVSLIHYIHLLSDEEATRLFSRYAFGKDIPVREYEKESLKVVRYANGLPLTVKVLGSLLCGKEKPQWIDTLAGLKTIPLEETVKKLEISYESLEDEHKKIFLDVACFLKNWKTEDAIRMLDGCGFQRKSLITITVVHKTEFDYDLPYESQRYEQICMHDHIEEMGKNIVRRSHPDDPCRHSRLWVQDEIKHVLARDIGTEETRCIRMEVTPDIDLTGLLNMKNLRCLIVNYATVGSSYSDYVRDNHKVCKYLPNAIRYLCWRRYPHRRLPKISGANNLVTLEISDSKIEQLWEGGMDMRKLKYLVLHNTYCLRTCDLGLFPNLESLYLLGCRKLVELRAPTGCLKRLVYLSICRCKRLRSLSFIKHLEPLQFLKLTGRNHKEFPDIIPADSNSSLRGLHIYGSEIAELPSSIENSLKSLEKLDLSYCKCLRDLPSSICKLKHLTSIILQGCVGLEKLPDDLGDLECLKELNIDYTSISQLPRNIS